A DNA window from Litorivicinus lipolyticus contains the following coding sequences:
- a CDS encoding cupin domain-containing protein, translating to MRNPVHVVRFGELKPCRTAFIDAHTPGSDQKENFTIIGGGVSESADQHVHLSDQIGFNIGAAGQPPKCNNSLHTHRTAEVFFVLKGRWRFFWGQHGSAGEVILNEGDIFNIPTPVFRGFENVGDDYGMIMAVLGGDDAGGGVVWAPHVLAAAEAHGLVLGDNGRLYDRQLDETLPPGVAPITPLTEQQLTAFPELPNAAVVPHYVKRYWDLMALSDHQPCPVIGAGALIHDRPGFEVDFVSRGSLTSAYQSDRPEVLMGMRGHWKLTVDGTDTLINPGDTVLVDAGASRTLVPAVSGEASLYRVRPTEDPAGPTLGF from the coding sequence ATGCGTAACCCCGTCCACGTCGTCCGTTTTGGCGAACTAAAACCCTGCCGCACCGCGTTTATCGACGCGCACACACCCGGCTCGGATCAAAAAGAAAACTTCACCATTATCGGCGGAGGGGTGTCGGAATCGGCCGATCAACACGTTCACCTTAGCGACCAGATCGGTTTCAACATTGGTGCCGCCGGACAACCGCCCAAGTGCAACAACTCGCTACACACCCACCGCACCGCCGAAGTGTTCTTTGTTCTGAAAGGCCGATGGCGTTTTTTTTGGGGCCAACACGGCAGCGCCGGCGAGGTGATTTTGAATGAAGGTGACATCTTTAACATCCCAACCCCGGTGTTTCGCGGATTTGAAAACGTCGGCGATGACTACGGCATGATCATGGCCGTCTTGGGCGGCGATGATGCCGGTGGTGGCGTGGTTTGGGCGCCGCATGTGCTGGCAGCGGCCGAGGCCCACGGACTGGTTTTGGGCGATAACGGTCGGCTATACGATCGCCAACTGGATGAAACTCTGCCGCCTGGGGTGGCCCCGATAACGCCGCTGACCGAGCAACAACTGACCGCCTTTCCCGAGCTGCCTAACGCAGCCGTCGTACCCCATTACGTCAAACGCTATTGGGACTTAATGGCCTTGTCCGATCACCAGCCCTGCCCTGTCATTGGCGCTGGTGCGCTGATCCATGACCGGCCTGGATTCGAGGTCGATTTCGTCAGCCGCGGATCGCTAACATCGGCCTACCAGTCCGACCGCCCCGAGGTATTGATGGGTATGCGTGGACACTGGAAACTGACGGTGGATGGCACCGACACCCTAATTAACCCCGGCGACACGGTACTGGTCGACGCCGGCGCCAGCCGTACACTGGTGCCCGCCGTCAGCGGCGAGGCCAGCCTGTACCGCGTGCGCCCGACCGAGGACCCCGCCGGGCCGACGCTCGGTTTTTAA
- a CDS encoding LOG family protein — MNRVCVFCGSSPGLGDDYLALARSLGETLAQRGIELVYGGAAVGLMGATADACLGAGGRVIGVIPEYLADKELAHPGLTQLEVVDSMHARKARMADLSDAFVALPGGVGTLEELFEIWTWTQLGLHRKPLGVVNAGGFYQGLIDFVAHLADQGFMKPAHRDLLLADSSPAGLLDRLATADLPDTPKWVATPRR, encoded by the coding sequence ATGAATCGAGTCTGTGTATTTTGTGGATCCAGTCCGGGTCTGGGTGATGATTACCTGGCGCTGGCCCGAAGCCTCGGTGAAACCTTGGCGCAACGCGGTATCGAACTGGTCTATGGCGGCGCTGCGGTCGGCTTGATGGGGGCGACCGCGGATGCGTGTTTGGGCGCGGGCGGGCGCGTGATTGGGGTTATTCCTGAATACCTCGCGGACAAAGAGTTGGCCCACCCCGGCCTAACCCAGCTCGAAGTGGTCGATTCGATGCACGCACGAAAGGCGCGTATGGCGGATTTGTCCGATGCCTTTGTTGCCTTGCCCGGGGGTGTGGGTACGCTCGAGGAATTGTTCGAGATTTGGACCTGGACCCAGCTTGGGTTGCACCGAAAGCCATTAGGGGTGGTCAATGCTGGCGGTTTTTACCAGGGCCTGATCGATTTCGTGGCGCACCTAGCCGACCAGGGATTCATGAAGCCTGCGCATCGCGATTTATTGCTGGCCGACTCGTCGCCGGCAGGCCTTTTGGATCGGCTGGCGACGGCGGATTTGCCGGACACCCCTAAATGGGTTGCGACGCCGCGTCGGTGA